The DNA segment TAAAGATGCTGTCTGGCAATGTGGTCAAATTCCTCAATGCACTGGTGCACTTACCAGGGGTGACAGGGTCTGGAGCCGGCTTTGGGGTGACTCCTGTGAAGGAATAAAAACAGAGTAGTGCTGAGTTACTAGTGACCACCTTGATTGACATTGTGAAAATACATGAGCCAGACAACAATAATCTTCTGGtccaaaaaaaatgttacaaaagAATTTGATAACTGTGACCATGCTGTACCTGCGTGGATCTGACAAACCCAGTTATTGTACTTCTCACAGTGCACATCACTCCAAAACAAAGTTTTCTCCCAATAATTCTGTTCCATTTGAGCACATGATTCAGCGTTATTTTCATTGTTTGGTTCTCCATCTTTCCACTCTTGAAAGTTTACCTTTATACAAAGATAAGATAATTATgaatagtagtagtagtatttgtaGCAGCAGTAATAGCAGCTGTAACATCAGTAATAttaataatcatcatcttgATCGTTATCATCATTTTGGCTACATAAACCATTGtagagagttaaaaactgtaaaCTCACCGGGGATCCATCACTCCATACATAACCTGTGTCTGGGTCGGGAGCACTAAGTCCAATCCAGTATTCATTATGCCTATAATGGACAAATGTATGTCCTAAATTTTTATACTtgtgtaatttctttttctttctcaaagaccttttatttagttattttgcataaatattttgtaaaagcatgtttctttttttctatcagTGATTATGCTTATACACAACTCATTGCTTAAGAATGATAAGAATCTATGACTGCCACTAATGTGTGACTTAGGCTGGAGGTGTACTTTACGAAAGATTTTTATCTTATGTAGCTCTGATTGTAGACCAGATAACACCATACCATGAAAATTGCCTCGGTAGTAAATCAGCACTGCTGTGAATGCTGACTAGGTCTCCTCCAATGGCTCTGCAGTGATCTCTAGCCTCGTACcaggtctttctcttttctgaagCCTCTGGAAAGATCTTAAACAAAAGATAAGAAACTGAATTGTGATCTAAAGCTTTGGTAATATTTGTACATTTAGAACTACATGCTAAACTTGGGCAGTCATCTGTTTTTATGTCATCCTTATTATGAATAAGATCACAGAATAATCATATCCTTCTACAACAGAAAGGATTATGAGATGGGAAGTGACAGAAACCCTTGTGCAGAAATGATCAGGAATCACTAATAAAAAGGAAAGTCAAGTTGTTAGAAAAAGTCACAACTGTCACAGATATTATGAAACTGATGGGACACACACTCAAAACAAAATTAACATGTTTTTCCTCTGCTTATTCAGCAAgacttttttggtgtttttttggggggggggggagtttTGAAGTTAGCTCTGCAAACCAAAAGGTGATATTACAGCTAAGCTAAGAGGAAAACCATCTATATTTACATTCTGGGACATTATCACAAGTAGAAGCCTCTTGTCATGTGTCAGTGCATACTTTCTATTGCACAAATGATGCAAATGGCAAGTGTAGTTTGGTTGCAATTAAATCTTTCCTACATAAAACCTATCAGAAGGTTGTGaggtttttcttttggttttttggggcTTATAGCAGCACAACGCAATCTGGTTTCAATAATTTTTCTGAGTAAAATAACATCGGACATGTCtttacccatttattcttttaacAAAACCAGTTAATATTGGTCCTCTGTTACTGCCTTGAATCAGAAGGAGCTCAGGGTAAACTTACTTGTCTATAGTGCTACTATACTGCTGCTCTTGGTAACGCTACTGTTTGTAAAGGGCTTGTGAAAAATAGAGACTGCAGAATACTTAAGTCATGTACCACTGTAGCAGCCACAGTACCTTATAACAGACGCCTCTGGATTGCATCTTAGTCCATCCATCTGTGCAGTTAGGTGTGGCAGTGGTTGGTGGAGCAGGGGTTAAAGCTTCCCCCTCTGCCAGGTGTTTGCAGATGTATTTTTCCTTATTGGTACAAGGTAACACATCCCAAAGGCCAGCAGAATGCCCAGTTGCCATAGCAACACAACCCTGCACGTGACCTTGTGTTATAAAAGAAATTATTAGCTGTCATTTGTGAAGACATCTCTCAGCTATAGTTTACATATCGATTCACATTTTTCATTACCTGGCATATGAGTGTTCCAGTGAGTATATCTTGGATAGGCATTGTTGGTCCACATAAAATATTCTCTGTTTTTCAGGTTTGAGAGACCTATCCAGAAGTGTTTCTCTGGCCTCAGTCCCACCAAGCTTACAAGGAAAGCATTATCCACCCTGGAAATATTTACACAACTCGGATTAGAGGCTGCCTGATGCCAAATTAcatatacaatttttttttacacctgaGGCTTTTTTATGTTAAACATTTCAGGAgttgtgaaaacttttttacCCAGTTGAAACATCAGCTAAGTAAGACTTTGAGCTCTTGCAGTCATCGTTGGCTTCATGAAAAGTCTTTGTCTCAGTCCCTACAAAGTAGCAGTAGGATCCATGTCTTTTCCAACCCTGCATTGCAGAAACACAACAGTTGGAGAACTATTCTAACTATAAGTTAAATGCTGACTTTGTGTCTTTCTGTGATAGCAAGGAGTAAAACACCAGAATGCAGAATCACTCTGCATCAATGTGACTACTTGTTTAATTTActggaatgttttttttccctaaaaaTGCAATGACTAAATAAGATGTTCTCTTAATCAGGACATTCAGCCTGCTTTCGTTTGTTTTTACTATAAACAGCACCcaaataaaatgtttcattagGCATCATACCTTATGTGTATGCTGCTTTCCTAGATATTTCATGGACCATAGGCACAAAATTAAATTTAGACATCGTGCCAATTGAAATATACAACAGCCtttacaaaacagaaacagattaCAGAATGTGTGCACTCAGGCCAACCCGATGCAGACATTCTTTGGAAAATATCTGAAAAGTTCACATACAGTTTTGCAGCCTGCATTCAGCTCCACTTCATCTCCAGAGGGTTCAGAGTCACTTGTCTTCATGCAGATAAAGCCATGTTTCTCTTCACACACACGGTCAGCCCAGTTTCCATTCTGCAAGAATGGAAAGAATAAAATTCCTGTGGAAACTGAAATTAACAAGAGATAGGCAGGCTACAGTGCATATCATAAAACAAAGACCTAATTTTCCTGGATAATAATGGACCTATACTGGACGCATAGTTTTACAGAAAAAAGCTGGCGTGTCATAATCATCAATAATCACTCCCACATTGTGCACCTTACCTCCCCTCTGATGAGAACACAGTCTTCTTGTTCAGAGGTGACAGTTGGTTCCCTAGAGTCCCAGCTAGTGTAACTCACAGGAGAATGATCACTCCagacaaacagcctctctctgttcCTATCGTTTAGTCCAATCCAGAGTTCATCAGTGGACGctgcagacagaaaatgacattaATTGTTATATAATCTTCTTGATACATTCTGCTCATTTGCTACTCTTTAGATGTTACTTTTACACTTAAGTTTTAGACTGCTGCTAATTGTCTGCCAGAATTGCTGGACGATGTGCAGCGATACAGGGATCAGACAACAGAAAGCGACTGAATGCTTATGAAGcgacaaaaataaaaacgtaGTTTGTGTCCAAAATAGTAAGATTCCCAGAATGACTGACTAATAAACGGTCATTATTCTAAAGAGGAAGTCTGCATGGTGGGTCTGAAATGACTGTTAGCTGTGAGAGCCCTGGATTTTCCGAAGGTGGTGGGCTGCTGTACATTTCCAAGAATAGATTGCTCACAATTTTATTATGTGTGTAGCTATAAAATAAGATATTCATTAATAtctgtgtttgagtgtgttttAACTTCTCAGTGTGATGTTCAAAttagacattttaaaaattaaggAGAGACAACTTCTTATGACTTAATTACAAGCTGAACACTTCCTGGAACTTTAACAGTTAACTTCATATTTATGCGGAATTTACATCTTTCAGTAAAGTGGATTGAAGTGAATTTAGGGCTGAAGTATAAAGGAGCATAAATTTGTTCAATATTCAGTCACCtgacttcttgtttttttctcttgacTTTAGTTTTATGAGGTTAGATGTGTGCTCAGAAATGGACTATCTGATATAATCACGTTAAATCCAGAATCGAACTATAAATCCTTCTCATTACGTACCAGGTCTTGAATAACCTGGCGCCATCTTGTCTTAATGACcttatcaccctattagagcacttcgctctcagcCTGCTGGTTTACTTGTGGCTCCTACAGTAAACTTAAACTTAGAATGGGAAACACATCACTCAGCTTCCAAGCCCCTCGACTATGGTTCAGAGAGgtaactgttgctgtgatttgcggtatataaattaaataaaactgaattgttggtgtttttcttAGACCAACATAATAATGTTTGTCTAGGATCAACAGTCTATATGAGGTTCAGCATTAGTATGTGCTCTTCGTTAAGGTTTGGGGTGTGGGGTTAGGGTTTGGTGTGTGGTGTGATGGTGTTTCCACATCACAACAGTATGACATCACTGCAATGTGATTGAtaacttgcaatgttgaacctggacaAACATTACTTTTGTTGATCCAGGAACACACCAACACAATCATATTAGATCGTGCCTCAAAAAATTTTGAGTTACTCACCAGCAATTGCAGATATGTCGGGAAATTACCAACAAGATAAATATGAAAAGTGTTGGGTGAAGATTATGTTAAAGGAATGCAAATGGTGCTCAGAAGTTTTATTGCCATACCATATCCAAGTTGAGAGATGATGAAGCTTTGGTCCTCCACATTACGAATGCTTACTAGGTCTCCTCCTTCTTTACGGCAAGTTTTCTGAGCATCAGaccatttttttgtttcattacgATAAAGGTAAAAGCAGTGGCCATTGTAGGGGATCCAGGGTGCTGTACAGAATCCGCTCTCGGCAGCTATGAAGCATAAgaagaacaaaagaagaaggTCAAAGAAATGGTGTCAATCAAGTTTtttaaagagaagagaaaagaagggATTTTTTTCTATACCTTCAGTAGGTGCAGCCAAAGGTCCTTCACTGTAGCAGATGTATCCCAGTTTCTTGTTGCATTTTGAACTTTGCCAAGAGTACTGAACAGCGCCATCAATAATTCCACACTTATATCCTGGATTAGAAACTGGATGTCCTAAAGTACAGTGATGGTAAATGATACTTGTCACTTATGAGATGAGACTCGGCAACTTTCCATTCACAAGATTCTCCAGCTATTTAGAAGCACAGTGTGTATCATGTATAAGCATTTTAGTTTTAATGGAAATGACGTAGAAGCCTATGATTTCTACCCAAGAGTGACAAGGTTATGTGACACACAACGCCACCGCAATAATTTAGCAGTTGTTGAAATTGCTGACCAAGAACAAGTTCTCTGATTATTGCTACATCTGCAGTGTGGCTGGCACGCCCATGTGGAAGAAATTTATAAGAAATagggaaaaaaattatttacttGCTGACAGATAACATttcttatataaataaaaacagatggcAAACATGATCAAGATGAACTGCTGAGATCTTTTAACAACAGTAATATAAATTATCATCAGAATGGTAACACAAGCTCCTGAAACTTGAAAGAAAACTTACCTGAGTCCCAATTCAGATATGCATAAGGATTCCCATTAGACCACTTCCACACATAATCTAAATCCTGGAAGATCAAACCAACCCAGAGCTTGTACTCCTGTCCCCTATTTGCCCCTAATAGTGCTGTCAGTAGAGTTTAACagagaaaagagacagagaaaacaaaaagttaCCAAGTGTAATACTCAAAACATAATCATCAGCTGGAGTTGTGTCTACAGTCTACAGACCACAACAACTTGAATGTTTcaagttttagctattttaaaCTCTCTCAGCTTAAATGAATCATTTGGTTTTCAATACATTCAGTGTACTGTGGAGATTTGTTACCTTACCTGAAACATAAGCTTGCTCGTGAGGATTGCTGATACTGAGCAGGGAGGCACCCTGCTGTTTGCAGCTGGCGTCAGCCTGATCCCAGGTCAGCGCTGACTGTGTGTTGAGCTGATAAGATGCTCCTGTTGTGGGGTCTTTGTTCCAGGTTTCTTTGGCTGTGACACAAAAACAGTCAAAGTATTATAGTATTGCACTGAACTTGTATGTTAACATGGTGTTTCTCAACATTTCACACAAATGTAAAGTTTGGGTGGTCTGCTTATACAGTAGATTATTATTCTGTAAACCTGTATTAGAATTTATTGTGTACTTACAGTTAGTTGGGCAATAACCCCAGAGTTCATGATCATATTTTGTTTCAACTGCACACCATTTACGGTTCCCTGCAGAGTCAAATGCAGTGCACGCCGAGTACCAATTGCTTTTGTAGAAGAAAGGAAACATGCACGGCCTTCCAGCTGCATTTCCTTCAATGGTGTAAAGTTCTGAAGGACCAAAATAAGGAAAACGTAtgagaaaagaacaaagaataGCTTGAATAGCTTAAGCAAATCAATACTTTTATCATTTATCAACATCTTGTAATCATTTGACACACTATCTTTGCATTACAACTATTTTGGAACTAAATATGAAAATCTACACATTTATCTCGTCACTACTATTATTTCCATAAAAGTTATCATGAATAACTTTAcaatgtatttttattcatttcagtTACCTGTATATGTTCTTGTGCAAGCACCACTGGAAGTCCCAGAAATTGTAAGGTGGCTACTGGGTCCGACTTTATTTGAGAGCACGGCCGAGTTATCAGCAGTGAGGTTAATGTAAAGTTCTTGGCCTTTGAGAGCGATCACAGTTTCATTCTTGCATTCCCACTTTTGGAGCTCACTGGTTTCATCACAATCATAGAAGTTTACTTCACTGCCCACAGTTTTCCCCTGAACACCCAGGCACTTCTTCTTATACTGAACCAAAAGTCGATCCCCAGATGTCCAGCGCATGGATAAACAGAAGTTATTTAATTTTACCAAACAAAAGCCAGTGGCCCTGTTAATTAGTTGAAATTGGGGATCTGTAgagaaaaaatattgaaaaacgGTACTGTTGCTGatgtataaaacaaagaaaatcttcATCCATTTATCATACTTGCTTCAACTGATTTTTATATTTGTAATTGCAGAAAGTTTACTTAAAGAACAGTTTTTATGATAAAATCACAAATAACTCATTGtagaattgtaaaaaaaaaatacataaatacagcAAGAAACGATGGAGGACACAACAATCTTACATATAGTACAGACAGGCAGGACATTAATTATGCATGATTCTCTCTAAAAgcataaggaaaaaaaaaaaaaaagaaatagatgGATTTCCATACCATCTGAagccaaacagaaaaatgtttggATGAGAAGCACAAAGACTGTAGAAGTTATCCTCATTGTTAGCATTCCCATTCCTGTGTCTTATATTTTCATATAAGCTACTTGCACAGGACCAAAACACAGGGTGTGAATGATTGTCGACCATGACTCTTTATATCATCCTGTCTTGCCTCGTCATGATGGGTGATGTTTCACAAGAAAAAGGAGGGGAGGGTTACTGTGAATTTTGCCTAACTGACTTGTATCCTGATTTCCTAACTTatccaaagaaaagaaattgtAGACATTATCCCTGTAAAAAGAAGTTGAATTAAGTTAATTGTTGTTGGCAAACAGAGTTTTAAGGGGGGAAGTAAAATAAAGTATTCATATATAGGTGGATTAAAATGGATCATATTTAGTGCCAGAGGAATGAGCCACTGCTCAGACTGTGAACCtttggttttgtattttttgtttttttctctgctaaTTTTTGCCATGCTAGAGTAAGGAATCAAGAAGATTTGGATTTCCACTCATAAGTGCATCTTATGAT comes from the Oreochromis aureus strain Israel breed Guangdong linkage group 18, ZZ_aureus, whole genome shotgun sequence genome and includes:
- the LOC116320803 gene encoding macrophage mannose receptor 1-like, coding for MRITSTVFVLLIQTFFCLASDDPQFQLINRATGFCLVKLNNFCLSMRWTSGDRLLVQYKKKCLGVQGKTVGSEVNFYDCDETSELQKWECKNETVIALKGQELYINLTADNSAVLSNKVGPSSHLTISGTSSGACTRTYTELYTIEGNAAGRPCMFPFFYKSNWYSACTAFDSAGNRKWCAVETKYDHELWGYCPTNSKETWNKDPTTGASYQLNTQSALTWDQADASCKQQGASLLSISNPHEQAYVSALLGANRGQEYKLWVGLIFQDLDYVWKWSNGNPYAYLNWDSGHPVSNPGYKCGIIDGAVQYSWQSSKCNKKLGYICYSEGPLAAPTEAAESGFCTAPWIPYNGHCFYLYRNETKKWSDAQKTCRKEGGDLVSIRNVEDQSFIISQLGYASTDELWIGLNDRNRERLFVWSDHSPVSYTSWDSREPTVTSEQEDCVLIRGENGNWADRVCEEKHGFICMKTSDSEPSGDEVELNAGCKTGWKRHGSYCYFVGTETKTFHEANDDCKSSKSYLADVSTGVDNAFLVSLVGLRPEKHFWIGLSNLKNREYFMWTNNAYPRYTHWNTHMPGHVQGCVAMATGHSAGLWDVLPCTNKEKYICKHLAEGEALTPAPPTTATPNCTDGWTKMQSRGVCYKIFPEASEKRKTWYEARDHCRAIGGDLVSIHSSADLLPRQFSWHNEYWIGLSAPDPDTGYVWSDGSPVNFQEWKDGEPNNENNAESCAQMEQNYWEKTLFWSDVHCEKYNNWVCQIHAGVTPKPAPDPVTPEYNTTSDGWLEWNGAQYYINKNLMAMEDARTFCRQRHGDLVSINSEAERIFLWKQISTGYRSSWIGLSVDLDGTFQWMDGSQLLFQSWQENQPDFKNFDENCAFMAYHNGFWHDSSCGLEYASICKRSSSTPANTTAAVPTVPPKGGCPHPWKKFNSKCYSIIDNQNLTWHDAREKCKQKGGNLVSITSRDVEVFLLSQMADAPTTDLWIGLFQSQWRTYWTDGQPKSYINLGDDHWYWYYNQKKNCFVINTKPLVGIGKWIQKSCNDTNGFICHRNLDTSQPDPPEPTISTNYIKILHDSIKVVPRQMKWDKAAEYCKNDDALLASLRNEWTQAYVELLTLNLKAPLWFGLHKAQINGSFRYVDGWHLTFSRWGKNEPSKDRSCVYMDVDGRWKTAHCNETLMSVCMKSTDVLPTESTLFPGVCPLDPEATIENKNYIWVPFRGYCYIFITEQKRWQEASTSCVAHGGMLASIEDSSEQEFLESNLRTFQDSYTSFWIGLFKNHFKEEWLWVDRSVISYTNWAEGQPVNGSRLIRRGEISTSDGTWKDIEMWGQRPYICKTQKVLLPKPSPSSKTGLPHHQRVYITTAVVLVITGIAVVAVTAVFFFKKFGHQLPAPNTFDNPLFFSSKVSQPEQADTSILVENAAEENTGD